The Argiope bruennichi chromosome 9, qqArgBrue1.1, whole genome shotgun sequence genome contains a region encoding:
- the LOC129984500 gene encoding endoplasmin-like yields MRWLYLLILGVILLSGVSYAEETDEPVVEQDIGSSREGSRTDDEVVQREEEAIKLDGLNVAQLKELREKAEKFTFQAEVNRMMKLIINSLYRNKEIFLRELISNASDALDKIRVLSLTDRAALSATDELSIRIKSDKENNVLHVTDTGIGMTKAELIQNLGTIAKSGTSDFLQKVSESSSATELSDMIGQFGVGFYSSFLVADRVVVTSKHNEDKQHIWESDANSFNIAEDPRGDTLLRGTTVSLHLKEEARDFLEEDTLRNLIKKYSQFINFPIYLWTTKTETVEEPIEEEKDETTETPIDEEEDAKIEEEKEDKPKTKKVEKTVSDWELINISKPIWTRKPAEIKDEEYNEFYKSITKDTMDPLAKTHFIAEGEVTFKSLLFIPSVQPSESFNRYGSKVDHIKLYVRRVFITDDFQDMMPNYLGFVKGVVDSDDLPLNVSRETLQQHKLLKVIKKKLVRKTLDMIKKIPKEDYEKFWKEYSTNIKLGVIEDPSNRTRLAKLVRFLSSHDTKNYTSLSEYVERMKEKQEHIYYMAGASLEEVEKSPFVERLIRKGYEVLYLTEAVDEYAVSALPEFEGKKFQNVAKDGLRLDEGEKAKEIQEALNKEFEPLAKWLEEDVLKDKISKATVSQRLHSSPCALVASQFGWTGNMERLARSNAHSKIQDTTREYYLSQKKTLEINPRHPLMKELLHRIQSDKSDETAKNMANIMYETATLRSGFMLSDTSSFAQRVEILLRKTLGVPENAQVDEEPEISEEVEEEEQKAEDEEEDEDELDKTEEHDEL; encoded by the coding sequence ATGAGGtggctttatttattaattttgggaGTTATTTTACTCTCTGGTGTAAGTTATGCAGAAGAAACTGATGAACCTGTAGTGGAACAAGACATTGGTAGCAGCCGAGAAGGTTCAAGAACCGATGATGAAGTTGTCCAACGAGAAGAGGAGGCCATCAAATTAGACGGACTTAATGTTGCCCAATTAAAAGAACTACGGGAAAAGGCCGAAAAATTTACCTTTCAAGCCGAGGTAAATCGAATGATGAAGCTTATTATTAACTCTTTGTATCGTAACAAAGAAATTTTCCTCAGAGAACTTATTTCGAATGCATCGGACGCACTGGATAAGATCAGAGTTCTTTCTTTGACCGATAGAGCTGCTTTGTCTGCTACCGATGAACTTTCTATAAGAATCAAAAGTGACAAAGAAAATAATGTGCTTCATGTGACTGATACCGGTATTGGTATGACTAAAGCTGAATTAATCCAGAACTTGGGAACTATAGCAAAATCTGGTACTTCCGACTTTTTGCAGAAAGTCTCAGAATCTAGTAGTGCTACAGAATTGAGTGATATGATTGGCCAATTTGGTGTAGGTTTCTACTCCTCTTTCTTAGTTGCTGACAGAGTTGTTGTTACTAGTAAGCATAATGAAGATAAACAACATATCTGGGAGTCTGATGCCAATTCTTTTAATATAGCTGAGGATCCTCGTGGTGATACTCTTCTTCGAGGAACGACGGTAAGCTTGCATCTGAAGGAGGAAGCTCGTGATTTCTTGGAAGAGGATACTTTACGTAATCTGATTAAAAAGTACAGTCAGTTCATTAACTTTCCTATTTATTTGTGGACCACCAAAACTGAAACCGTTGAAGAACCcattgaagaagaaaaagatgAGACGACTGAAACTCCTATTGATGAGGAAGAAGATGctaaaattgaagaagaaaaagaagataaaCCAAAAACTAAGAAGGTGGAGAAGACGGTTTCTGACTgggaattaataaatatttcaaagccaATCTGGACCAGGAAGCCTGCAGAAATTAAAGATGAAGAATACAATGAATTTTACAAGTCCATAACTAAAGATACGATGGATCCTTTGGCTAAAACTCATTTTATTGCTGAAGGTGAAGTTACATTCAAATCGTTATTATTCATTCCAAGTGTTCAGCCATCTGAATCTTTTAACAGATATGGATCAAAAGTAGATCATATCAAATTGTATGTTCGAAGAGTATTCATCACTGATGATTTCCAAGATATGATGCCGAATTACTTGGGTTTTGTAAAAGGAGTAGTTGATTCTGATGATTTGCCTTTGAATGTATCTCGAGAAACCTTGCAACAGCATAAACTACTGAAAGTTATCAAAAAGAAGCTTGTACGAAAGACCTTGGATATGATTAAGAAGATACCCAAAGAAGATTATGAAAAATTCTGGAAAGAATACAGTACAAACATTAAACTAGGCGTCATTGAAGATCCCAGCAACCGAACAAGGCTGGCTAAGCTTGTTAGATTCTTGTCTTCTCACGATACCAAAAACTACACCTCTTTGTCCGAGTATgtagaaagaatgaaagaaaaacaagagCATATTTATTATATGGCAGGTGCCTCTTTGGAAGAAGTTGAGAAATCGCCATTTGTGGAGAGATTGATAAGAAAAGGCTATGAAGTTCTTTATCTTACTGAAGCAGTTGATGAATATGCTGTTTCTGCACTTCCTGAATTCGAAGGAAAGAAATTCCAAAATGTTGCAAAAGATGGACTGAGATTAGATGAGGGTGAAAAAGCTAAAGAAATTCAAGAAGCTTTGAATAAAGAATTTGAGCCTCTTGCAAAATGGTTGGAAGAAGATGTTCTTAAAGATAAGATTTCCAAAGCTACAGTATCTCAACGTCTGCATTCATCACCATGTGCATTGGTTGCCAGTCAGTTTGGATGGACTGGTAATATGGAAAGATTAGCTCGTAGTAATGCGCATAGCAAAATTCAAGATACTACTCGGGAATACTATCTAAGCCAAAAGAAGACTCTCGAAATTAATCCCAGACATCCATTGATGAAAGAACTTTTGCACAGGATTCAATCTGATAAATCGGATGAAACGGCAAAGAACATGGCTAATATTATGTATGAAACTGCTACGTTAAGATCTGGCTTTATGTTATCCGACACTTCAAGTTTTGCACAGAGAGTTGAAATACTTCTTCGTAAAACCTTGGGTGTCCCAGAAAATGCCCAGGTTGATGAAGAACCAGAGATTTCGGAAGAAGTGGAAGAGGAAGAACAAAAGGCTGAAGATGAGGAGGAAGATGAAGATGAACTGGATAAAACAGAAGAACATGATGAGCTatga